A window of Longispora fulva contains these coding sequences:
- a CDS encoding LCP family protein, whose protein sequence is MATVDKPGVHRRRRSPLWARLCLVFGCVLSLVSGVGLIGGQVLLSRYTNSIPQISVLGKDQPHRDVKGAINILLVGIDKRRDDVPGSLVRADTVMWAHIPAGHDRAYLLSLPRDLDVPIPAYKPTKYQGTTGDKLNAAFAFGAGEKQDLAGGLQLLTQTVQGFTGVKFDLVGMIDWYGFTGITHELGGVTMCLDKSFTSSQPGFKGYSFAAGCNFYNEHMALALVRQRYDLPGGDYDRQKLQQQFIMQILKQAMSKDVLTNPLKLDKIVRSVGASLQLDLGGYDFVDLVFALRNIKPVDVIPMAIPHATQKKNGADYEELVQPLGNELFQALIKDQIDELLIRHTELATKVQI, encoded by the coding sequence ATGGCGACCGTTGACAAACCCGGCGTGCACAGGCGCCGCAGAAGTCCACTATGGGCCCGGTTGTGTCTGGTCTTCGGGTGCGTTCTCTCGCTCGTCAGCGGGGTCGGGCTGATCGGCGGCCAGGTGCTGCTCAGCAGGTACACCAATTCGATCCCGCAGATCAGCGTGCTCGGCAAGGACCAGCCGCACCGCGACGTCAAGGGCGCGATCAACATCCTGCTCGTCGGGATCGACAAGCGTCGCGACGACGTCCCGGGCAGTCTGGTCCGCGCGGACACCGTGATGTGGGCGCACATCCCCGCCGGCCACGACCGGGCGTACCTGCTGTCGCTGCCGCGGGACCTGGACGTGCCGATCCCGGCGTACAAGCCGACGAAGTACCAGGGGACCACCGGGGACAAGCTGAACGCCGCGTTCGCCTTCGGGGCCGGCGAGAAGCAGGACCTGGCCGGCGGGCTCCAGTTGCTGACCCAGACCGTCCAGGGCTTCACCGGGGTCAAGTTCGACCTGGTGGGCATGATCGACTGGTACGGGTTCACGGGCATCACCCACGAGCTCGGCGGCGTGACCATGTGCCTGGACAAGTCCTTCACGTCCTCGCAGCCCGGCTTCAAGGGCTACTCGTTCGCGGCCGGCTGCAACTTCTACAACGAGCACATGGCCCTAGCCCTGGTCCGGCAGCGCTACGACCTGCCCGGCGGCGACTACGACCGGCAGAAGCTCCAGCAGCAGTTCATCATGCAGATCCTCAAGCAGGCCATGAGCAAGGACGTGCTCACCAACCCGCTCAAGCTGGACAAGATCGTCCGCTCGGTCGGCGCCTCCCTGCAACTCGACCTCGGCGGCTACGACTTCGTCGACCTGGTGTTCGCGTTGCGCAACATCAAGCCGGTCGACGTGATCCCGATGGCGATCCCGCACGCCACCCAGAAGAAGAACGGCGCGGACTACGAGGAGCTGGTCCAGCCGCTCGGCAACGAGCTGTTCCAGGCGTTGATCAAGGATCAGATCGACGAGCTGCTGATCCGGCACACAGAGCTGGCAACAAAGGTCCAAATCTGA
- a CDS encoding 2'-5' RNA ligase family protein, which yields MTVVNHWTELPRWSPGRALYSCYITFADDPRLHQVIDAYQTSLGDIPNLDLILPQWRHMTIQGVTFTDELTPEEMTDITAAVRGRLAAVPPAVVRTEPEVLATDSVYIPLGPVEPLAAIRDAVRAGVFSVIDESRLYALPGQESGEFEPHVSVAYVNADGPAQPFKDRLAALSVPPVELTITHASMLALTKDDHKWSWTNEVRLPLGG from the coding sequence ATGACTGTCGTCAACCATTGGACCGAGCTGCCCCGTTGGTCGCCGGGCCGAGCACTGTACTCGTGCTATATCACCTTCGCCGATGATCCCCGCTTACACCAGGTCATTGACGCCTACCAGACCTCGTTGGGCGACATCCCGAACCTGGACCTGATACTTCCGCAGTGGCGGCACATGACCATCCAGGGCGTGACGTTCACCGATGAACTTACCCCCGAGGAGATGACGGACATCACTGCGGCCGTCCGCGGGCGGCTCGCCGCCGTGCCCCCCGCGGTCGTGCGCACCGAGCCGGAGGTGCTCGCCACCGACTCCGTCTACATCCCCCTCGGCCCGGTCGAGCCGCTGGCCGCGATCCGCGACGCCGTACGCGCCGGGGTGTTCTCCGTCATCGACGAGTCCCGGCTGTACGCGCTGCCGGGTCAGGAGTCCGGCGAGTTCGAGCCGCACGTCAGCGTCGCCTACGTGAACGCCGACGGGCCGGCGCAGCCGTTCAAGGACCGGCTCGCCGCGCTCAGCGTCCCGCCCGTGGAGCTGACGATCACGCACGCGTCGATGCTGGCCCTCACCAAGGACGACCACAAGTGGTCCTGGACGAACGAGGTCCGGTTGCCCCTCGGCGGCTGA
- a CDS encoding FHA domain-containing protein gives MRFEISKVLDAIERRLSTDPALVGALVDVGEVLRAVDLDGGRPTYLPRLGAVVDALAVKLDDAAVPVYAIADKALLSSLELTSNEKMVLRRWADDGQIEVVASDPARRLVELAGITGLPVLSRHPLPVAMTMAPVPGLGGVVLIDRPGTAGPAQTAVLSRRWRCPDGEPVGIPTLLATGQPTCPRHGVALADEGPRPVSQAVTVWVGGTARTRFAVDALRPLVVGRSPAQGVMLGPWLDDESLQWISRAHVELTLAGNLLTVTDKSTNGTVVVRANGSRVELSRDQSELVGEADTVELHQGVELTHAGRRPSRAVSAGGGIMAEAPTIALRLPIRE, from the coding sequence GTGCGGTTCGAGATCAGCAAGGTGCTGGATGCCATCGAGCGTCGGCTGAGCACCGACCCGGCCCTCGTCGGCGCCCTCGTGGACGTCGGCGAGGTGCTGCGGGCGGTCGACCTCGACGGCGGGCGCCCCACCTACCTCCCCCGGCTCGGCGCCGTCGTGGACGCGCTCGCGGTGAAGCTCGACGACGCCGCCGTGCCGGTGTACGCGATCGCCGACAAGGCCCTGCTGTCGAGCCTGGAGCTGACCTCCAACGAGAAGATGGTGCTCCGCCGCTGGGCCGACGATGGGCAGATCGAGGTGGTCGCCTCCGATCCGGCCCGCCGCCTGGTGGAGCTCGCCGGGATCACGGGCCTGCCCGTGCTCTCCCGGCATCCGCTGCCCGTCGCGATGACCATGGCCCCGGTGCCCGGCCTCGGCGGAGTGGTCCTGATCGACCGGCCGGGCACCGCCGGCCCCGCACAGACCGCCGTGCTGTCCCGGCGGTGGCGCTGCCCGGACGGCGAGCCCGTCGGCATCCCCACCCTGCTCGCCACCGGCCAGCCGACGTGCCCCCGGCACGGCGTCGCGCTCGCCGACGAGGGCCCCCGGCCGGTGTCCCAGGCCGTCACGGTGTGGGTCGGCGGCACGGCACGGACCAGGTTCGCCGTCGACGCGCTCCGCCCGCTGGTCGTCGGCCGGTCCCCGGCGCAGGGCGTCATGCTCGGCCCGTGGCTGGACGACGAGAGCCTGCAGTGGATCAGCCGGGCGCACGTGGAGCTGACCCTGGCCGGGAATCTGCTCACCGTCACCGACAAGAGCACGAACGGGACGGTCGTCGTCCGGGCCAACGGGTCGCGGGTCGAACTCAGCCGGGATCAGAGCGAGCTGGTGGGCGAGGCCGACACCGTCGAGCTGCACCAGGGGGTGGAGCTCACGCACGCCGGTCGGCGGCCCAGTCGGGCGGTGTCGGCGGGCGGCGGGATCATGGCCGAGGCCCCGACCATCGCGCTGCGTCTCCCCATCCGGGAGTAA
- a CDS encoding flavin reductase family protein — protein MSGIHVEHPFATPEGERGPVRRLRGRFGQTVTLWTAGVGAGRAGLPVASTMVADGEPGRILGLLDPESDVYDALTATGRFAVHVLAPGQERVSDEFAGLVPVPGGAFRNHGWQETEWGPVLAEATTWAGCRLTDTRPCGYGHLVEATIEFVELGDSEPLVYHRGRYTRITS, from the coding sequence ATGAGTGGAATCCACGTCGAGCACCCGTTCGCGACCCCCGAGGGCGAGCGGGGCCCGGTCCGCCGGCTCCGGGGCCGGTTCGGCCAGACGGTCACGCTGTGGACGGCCGGGGTGGGCGCGGGCCGGGCCGGCCTGCCGGTGGCCTCCACGATGGTCGCCGACGGCGAGCCCGGCCGGATCCTGGGCCTGCTCGACCCGGAGTCCGACGTGTACGACGCCCTCACCGCCACCGGCCGGTTCGCAGTGCACGTGCTCGCACCCGGCCAGGAGCGGGTCTCCGACGAGTTCGCCGGGCTGGTGCCGGTGCCGGGCGGGGCGTTCCGCAACCACGGCTGGCAGGAGACCGAGTGGGGCCCGGTGCTCGCCGAGGCCACCACGTGGGCGGGCTGCCGTCTGACCGACACCCGCCCCTGTGGCTACGGCCACCTGGTGGAGGCCACGATCGAGTTCGTGGAGCTGGGGGACTCCGAGCCGCTGGTCTACCACCGCGGCCGGTACACCCGGATCACCTCTTGA
- a CDS encoding LCP family protein has translation MNESRPTGRASVPSGRARVPQPQEDPWADVAPVPGRAQVPPRGPSGSAKVPSGRAQVSPGGPGGPGGRGPGSGPGGRGPGGPPKGVVRSGRRRPRWGRILLVVSGLLVVVLIAGGLGFWTYLKSVGDDVKRTDAFAGLTGGRPAKTVDGAFNILMLGSDSRDPENIEADARTDTIMLLHVNAQHDQANLISLPRDLWVHVPKNPNGEGGNTNAKINAAFAWGGAPLMVKTVEEYTGVLVDHVAMIDFDGLRAVTDALGGVDMMVDQDVTSIHGNHRFWAKGMQHFSGDAALDYIRQRKQFPDGDFARIRHQQAFLKAMMDKAADSGTLANPFKLKGFLDSLTKVVVVDKEFELVDLAIQFRGLRSSNLTFLTSPNAGPDTIDGESVIVSDKQKARALYEAVNRDQVADWIKANPPQK, from the coding sequence ATGAATGAGTCCCGACCGACGGGCCGCGCGTCAGTGCCGTCTGGCCGCGCCCGCGTTCCCCAGCCCCAGGAGGACCCCTGGGCTGACGTCGCCCCGGTCCCCGGCCGTGCCCAGGTGCCGCCGCGCGGCCCCTCGGGGTCGGCCAAGGTCCCGAGCGGGCGCGCCCAGGTCAGTCCCGGCGGACCGGGCGGTCCTGGCGGACGTGGGCCTGGCTCCGGTCCGGGCGGACGGGGGCCGGGCGGGCCGCCGAAGGGCGTCGTCCGGTCCGGCAGGCGCCGGCCGCGCTGGGGGCGGATCCTGCTCGTCGTGTCCGGCCTGCTGGTCGTGGTGCTGATCGCCGGCGGCCTGGGCTTCTGGACGTATCTGAAGTCCGTCGGCGACGACGTCAAGCGCACCGACGCGTTCGCCGGGCTGACCGGCGGCCGGCCGGCGAAGACCGTGGACGGCGCGTTCAACATCCTGATGCTGGGCAGCGACTCCCGGGACCCGGAGAACATCGAGGCCGACGCCCGGACCGACACGATCATGCTGCTGCACGTCAACGCGCAGCACGACCAGGCGAACCTGATCTCCCTGCCCCGCGACCTGTGGGTGCACGTGCCGAAGAACCCGAACGGCGAGGGCGGCAACACCAACGCGAAGATCAACGCGGCGTTCGCCTGGGGCGGGGCGCCGCTGATGGTGAAGACCGTCGAGGAGTACACCGGGGTGCTCGTCGACCACGTCGCCATGATCGACTTCGACGGCCTGCGCGCGGTGACCGACGCGCTCGGCGGCGTCGACATGATGGTGGACCAGGACGTGACCTCGATCCACGGCAACCACCGGTTCTGGGCCAAGGGCATGCAGCACTTCAGCGGCGACGCCGCGCTGGACTACATCCGCCAGCGCAAGCAGTTCCCGGACGGGGACTTCGCCCGGATCCGGCACCAGCAGGCCTTCCTCAAAGCGATGATGGACAAGGCTGCTGACAGCGGCACGCTTGCCAACCCGTTCAAGCTCAAGGGGTTCCTCGACTCGCTCACCAAGGTGGTCGTCGTCGACAAGGAGTTCGAGCTGGTGGACCTGGCGATCCAGTTCAGGGGCCTGCGGTCGTCGAATCTCACATTTCTGACCAGTCCGAACGCCGGGCCTGACACGATCGACGGCGAGAGCGTCATCGTTTCGGACAAACAAAAGGCCAGAGCTCTGTACGAAGCGGTCAATAGGGACCAGGTCGCCGACTGGATCAAGGCGAACCCACCCCAAAAGTAA
- a CDS encoding LCP family protein, which produces MIAVGSGGTLLAGQLILNHVSDAIGSDSLLPAGSGNQPRSEVTGPLNILLAGLDYRAGDADSETNQRADSVMWVHIPREHDRAYIVSLPRDLVVDIPAFPAAKFQGEKGGRLNASFAAGMQNKMGRPGGMQLLTKTVEQLTGVKFDMAGVIDWYGFTGITHELGGVTMCLDKGFKSTQPGFKNFTFDAGCNHYDEHKALALVRQRYDVEGGDYGRQKLQQQFIKQILKQATSKDVLSNPLKLNAIIKSVGASLKIDFGAYDFADLLWALKGITPDNLLTMRIPSSTIGNENNYGGEALNPQLGPEMFRAMADERIELFLASHPELASRLPA; this is translated from the coding sequence GTGATCGCCGTCGGCTCCGGTGGCACCCTGCTCGCCGGCCAGCTCATCCTGAACCACGTCAGCGACGCGATCGGCTCCGACTCGCTGCTGCCCGCCGGCTCCGGCAACCAGCCGCGCAGCGAGGTCACGGGCCCCCTGAACATCCTGCTCGCAGGCCTGGACTACCGCGCCGGCGACGCGGACAGCGAGACCAACCAGCGCGCCGACTCCGTGATGTGGGTGCACATCCCCCGCGAGCACGACCGGGCGTACATCGTCTCCCTGCCCCGTGACCTCGTCGTGGACATCCCGGCGTTCCCGGCGGCGAAGTTCCAGGGCGAGAAGGGCGGCCGGCTCAACGCGTCGTTCGCCGCCGGCATGCAGAACAAGATGGGCCGGCCCGGCGGCATGCAGCTGCTGACGAAGACCGTCGAGCAGCTGACCGGTGTGAAGTTCGACATGGCCGGCGTCATCGACTGGTACGGGTTCACGGGCATCACCCACGAGCTCGGCGGCGTGACCATGTGCCTGGACAAGGGCTTCAAGTCCACCCAGCCGGGCTTCAAGAACTTCACGTTCGACGCGGGCTGCAACCACTACGACGAGCACAAGGCCCTGGCCCTCGTGCGGCAGCGCTACGACGTCGAGGGCGGCGACTATGGCCGGCAGAAGCTCCAGCAGCAGTTCATCAAGCAGATCCTCAAGCAGGCCACCAGCAAGGACGTGCTGAGCAATCCGCTGAAGCTCAACGCGATCATCAAGTCGGTCGGCGCCTCGCTGAAGATCGACTTCGGGGCGTACGACTTCGCTGACCTGCTCTGGGCGCTCAAGGGCATCACCCCGGACAACCTGCTGACCATGCGGATCCCGAGCAGCACGATCGGCAACGAGAACAACTACGGGGGCGAGGCCCTCAACCCGCAGCTCGGCCCCGAGATGTTCCGGGCGATGGCCGACGAGCGGATCGAGCTGTTCCTCGCGTCGCATCCCGAGCTCGCCTCCAGGCTACCGGCCTGA
- a CDS encoding LCP family protein produces the protein MGRARGPRLGAGRRAPLWTRLCIGVGAFLLLLSGGALAGGRVLLDRYEGAVRRADLLPHGTARDVGDSVRGPMNLLLVGSDLRQGLENEVWRSDTIMIVHVNERLDRAYVVSIPRDLQVRIPRCIEAPDGCVDKINAAFAFGGIGPPFDPVRGYQLLAETVRDLTGLRFDAAGIVDFTGFTRLVGALGGVRLCVDVETTSIHSGMTWEPGCQDFNEHAALDYIRQRQYPDGDVTRQRHQQQFIKAVLQQALARGVLADPGRLDRVIRAAGQSLTIASPYPTTTLFLALRGIRPENITLLQLPATSDWIDGIAYAEPVERTEPMFAALREDSLDAFVLDNPDVVNQ, from the coding sequence ATGGGGAGGGCGCGGGGGCCTCGGCTGGGAGCTGGTCGGCGCGCACCCCTGTGGACCCGGCTGTGCATCGGCGTCGGGGCCTTTCTCCTCCTGCTCAGCGGCGGCGCGCTCGCCGGCGGCCGGGTACTCCTCGACCGCTACGAGGGCGCGGTGCGCCGGGCCGACCTGCTCCCGCACGGCACCGCCCGGGACGTCGGCGACTCGGTCCGCGGGCCGATGAACCTGCTCCTGGTCGGCTCCGACCTGCGCCAGGGGCTGGAGAACGAGGTCTGGCGGTCCGACACGATCATGATCGTGCACGTCAACGAGCGCCTGGACCGGGCGTACGTGGTGTCGATCCCCCGTGACCTGCAGGTCAGGATCCCCCGCTGCATCGAGGCACCCGACGGCTGCGTGGACAAGATCAACGCGGCGTTCGCGTTCGGCGGGATCGGTCCCCCGTTCGACCCGGTCCGGGGCTACCAACTGCTCGCCGAGACCGTGCGGGACCTGACCGGGCTGCGGTTCGACGCCGCCGGCATCGTCGACTTCACAGGCTTCACCCGGCTCGTCGGCGCCCTCGGCGGGGTACGCCTGTGCGTGGACGTAGAGACCACCTCGATCCACAGCGGCATGACCTGGGAGCCGGGCTGCCAGGACTTCAACGAGCACGCCGCGCTCGACTACATCCGGCAGCGGCAGTACCCGGACGGGGACGTCACCCGCCAGCGGCACCAGCAGCAGTTCATCAAGGCCGTGCTCCAGCAGGCCCTCGCCCGGGGCGTGCTGGCCGACCCCGGCCGCCTGGACCGGGTGATCCGGGCGGCCGGCCAGTCCCTGACCATCGCCAGCCCGTACCCGACGACGACCCTGTTTCTCGCCCTACGGGGGATCCGTCCCGAGAACATCACACTGCTCCAGCTGCCGGCCACCTCCGACTGGATCGACGGGATCGCCTACGCCGAGCCGGTCGAACGCACCGAGCCGATGTTCGCCGCGCTCCGGGAGGACAGCCTCGACGCGTTCGTGCTCGACAACCCCGACGTCGTGAACCAGTGA
- a CDS encoding ABC transporter permease, with amino-acid sequence MAEVTALAAPVAPAGPGIGVFVRLKLRILRNGFQGKPGRVAALVVSMVFGTLLALGGFAMFASVGAIPNNYGYGLVALAGTFLVIGWIVMPVAMFGVDETLDPARFALLPIPKRRLMAGLLASAFLGVPAAATLIATSGLVVAGFAKGGPVGGVTAALGVVLGVATCVVGSRAVTSGFAAALRSRRSRDLALIGVTLSLTLIGPMISLSTNAMARGDAESIKTGVKIVGFSPLAAPFIAWYDIADGDILLGVAKLLGTAVVLALLARWWSNSLESAMVGAISGGAQARKETGLPLRVLGRAPQGVFGAIVAAEMRGWWRDPRRRATLLSMLAASLAMPIGMSAGKTPLALGVTVVWIGVFLALAAGNQFGFGGSAYAFHLMIGVPGRVDLRARATALAMLAVPALTVVVPVLGILVGKPGQIVGALGSGYAAFGVAIGIMSVLSVRAPYALPETTNPFAMNSGGGCMKAVISLGSMFVTLVLASPMAVGSWLLGDSLWSAALLPVGVAYGIGGAVLGAWVGGGMLQRRGPEVLAAVTPGR; translated from the coding sequence GTGGCTGAAGTGACCGCCCTAGCCGCGCCCGTCGCCCCGGCCGGCCCGGGGATCGGCGTCTTCGTGCGCCTCAAGCTGCGGATCCTCCGCAACGGCTTCCAGGGCAAGCCGGGCCGGGTCGCCGCCCTGGTCGTCTCGATGGTGTTCGGCACCCTGCTGGCGCTCGGCGGGTTCGCGATGTTCGCCAGCGTCGGCGCGATCCCGAACAACTACGGCTACGGCCTGGTCGCGCTGGCCGGCACGTTCCTGGTGATCGGCTGGATCGTGATGCCGGTCGCGATGTTCGGCGTGGACGAGACCCTCGACCCCGCGCGCTTCGCGCTGCTGCCGATCCCGAAGCGGCGGCTGATGGCGGGTCTGCTGGCATCGGCCTTTCTGGGGGTACCGGCGGCAGCCACCCTCATCGCCACCTCCGGCCTCGTGGTCGCCGGCTTCGCCAAGGGCGGCCCGGTCGGCGGGGTCACCGCCGCGCTGGGCGTCGTCCTCGGCGTCGCCACCTGCGTGGTGGGCAGCCGAGCGGTGACCAGCGGGTTCGCCGCCGCGCTCCGGTCGCGTCGGTCCCGTGACCTGGCCCTGATCGGCGTCACGCTCAGCCTGACGCTGATCGGACCGATGATCTCGCTGAGCACCAACGCGATGGCCCGGGGCGACGCCGAGTCGATCAAGACCGGCGTGAAGATCGTCGGCTTCTCGCCGCTCGCCGCCCCGTTCATCGCGTGGTACGACATCGCCGACGGCGACATCCTGCTCGGCGTCGCCAAGCTGCTCGGCACGGCGGTCGTCCTGGCGCTGCTGGCCCGCTGGTGGTCGAACTCCCTCGAGTCGGCCATGGTCGGCGCGATCAGCGGCGGCGCGCAGGCCCGCAAGGAGACCGGCCTGCCGCTGCGGGTGCTCGGCCGGGCCCCGCAGGGCGTGTTCGGCGCGATCGTGGCCGCCGAGATGCGCGGCTGGTGGCGGGACCCGCGCCGGCGTGCGACCCTGCTGTCCATGCTCGCCGCGAGCCTGGCGATGCCGATCGGGATGAGCGCCGGCAAGACCCCGCTGGCGCTGGGCGTCACCGTGGTCTGGATCGGGGTGTTCCTGGCGCTGGCCGCCGGCAACCAGTTCGGCTTCGGCGGGTCGGCGTACGCGTTCCACCTCATGATCGGGGTGCCCGGCCGGGTGGACCTGCGGGCCAGGGCCACGGCGCTGGCGATGCTCGCCGTGCCGGCCCTGACGGTGGTCGTCCCGGTCCTCGGCATCCTGGTCGGCAAGCCCGGGCAGATCGTCGGGGCGCTGGGCTCGGGGTACGCGGCGTTCGGGGTCGCGATCGGGATCATGTCGGTGCTGTCGGTCCGGGCGCCGTACGCGCTGCCCGAGACGACCAACCCGTTCGCGATGAACAGCGGCGGCGGGTGCATGAAGGCCGTGATCAGCCTCGGGTCGATGTTCGTGACCCTGGTGCTGGCGTCCCCGATGGCGGTCGGCTCGTGGCTGCTCGGCGACTCGCTGTGGAGCGCGGCGCTGCTGCCGGTCGGGGTGGCGTACGGGATCGGCGGGGCGGTGCTCGGAGCCTGGGTCGGCGGGGGCATGTTGCAACGACGTGGCCCGGAAGTCCTTGCGGCGGTCACCCCGGGCCGATAG
- a CDS encoding rhodanese-like domain-containing protein, with protein sequence MFGEPLPSVSPSDVPAGAFLLDVREVDEWEAGHAPDAVHVPMSEIPARIAEVPEEGDVVVICRAGGRSARVVAYLQGNGRGNVFNLDGGMQAWDATGKPVVSAAGPGVVI encoded by the coding sequence ATGTTTGGCGAGCCGCTCCCCAGTGTCAGTCCCTCCGACGTCCCCGCCGGTGCGTTCCTCCTCGACGTGCGCGAGGTCGACGAGTGGGAGGCCGGCCACGCGCCGGACGCCGTCCACGTGCCGATGAGCGAGATCCCGGCCCGGATCGCCGAGGTGCCCGAGGAGGGCGACGTCGTCGTCATCTGCCGCGCCGGTGGCCGCTCCGCCCGGGTCGTGGCCTACCTGCAGGGCAACGGTCGGGGGAACGTCTTCAACCTCGACGGCGGGATGCAGGCGTGGGACGCCACCGGGAAGCCGGTCGTGTCGGCGGCCGGCCCCGGAGTCGTGATCTAG
- a CDS encoding ABC transporter ATP-binding protein, whose translation MSENAFELRGLVKRFGEKVAVNGVDLAVPTGSFFGLLGPNGAGKTTSLSMAVGLLRPDAGTAYVLGHDVWRDPVGAKQLLGVLPDAVRMFDRLTGLELLTYTGMLRGMPAEQIATRAGELLDVLGLADAGSTLVVDYSAGMKKKIGLACALLHGPRLLVLDEPFEAVDPVSAATIRDILHRFVGSGGTVIFSSHVMEVVERLCSHVAILADGVIKVVGTLDEVRGDRPLEEIFVEQAGGRTSLGEELAWLK comes from the coding sequence GTGAGCGAAAACGCCTTTGAGCTGCGTGGTCTGGTCAAGAGGTTCGGGGAGAAGGTCGCCGTCAACGGCGTCGACCTGGCGGTCCCGACGGGGTCCTTCTTCGGCCTGCTCGGTCCCAACGGGGCCGGGAAGACGACGTCGCTGTCCATGGCGGTGGGGCTGCTGCGTCCCGACGCCGGGACGGCGTACGTGCTGGGGCATGACGTCTGGCGGGACCCGGTCGGGGCGAAGCAGCTCCTCGGGGTGCTCCCGGACGCGGTGCGGATGTTCGACCGGCTGACGGGGCTGGAGCTGCTCACGTACACCGGAATGCTTCGTGGCATGCCCGCAGAGCAGATCGCGACCCGGGCCGGCGAGCTGCTGGACGTGCTGGGCCTGGCCGACGCGGGCAGCACCCTGGTCGTCGACTACTCCGCCGGGATGAAGAAGAAGATCGGGCTGGCCTGCGCGTTGCTGCACGGCCCCCGGCTGCTGGTCCTGGACGAGCCGTTCGAGGCCGTCGACCCGGTGTCCGCCGCCACGATCCGCGACATCCTGCACCGCTTCGTCGGCTCCGGCGGCACGGTGATCTTCTCCTCGCACGTCATGGAGGTCGTCGAGCGGCTGTGCAGCCATGTCGCGATCCTCGCCGACGGCGTGATCAAGGTGGTAGGCACGCTGGACGAGGTCCGCGGCGACCGTCCGTTGGAGGAGATCTTCGTGGAGCAGGCCGGTGGCCGGACCTCCCTGGGCGAGGAGTTGGCGTGGCTGAAGTGA
- a CDS encoding DUF485 domain-containing protein, protein MSPDKYETVQASEEFAGLRKALRNFVFPMTVAFLAWYALYVLMSAYARGFMAHKVFGDVNVALLFGLLQFLSTFVIAWVYARYAGRRLDPVAEKIKAEMEGEDARA, encoded by the coding sequence ATGTCACCCGACAAGTACGAGACCGTGCAGGCCAGCGAGGAGTTCGCGGGCCTGCGCAAGGCGTTGCGGAACTTCGTGTTCCCGATGACGGTCGCATTCCTGGCCTGGTACGCGCTCTACGTCCTCATGTCCGCGTACGCCCGGGGCTTCATGGCGCACAAGGTGTTCGGCGACGTGAACGTCGCCCTGCTGTTCGGGCTGCTCCAGTTCCTGTCCACGTTCGTGATCGCCTGGGTCTACGCCCGCTACGCCGGCCGCAGGCTCGACCCCGTCGCCGAGAAGATCAAGGCTGAGATGGAGGGCGAGGATGCTCGCGCGTAA
- a CDS encoding serine protein kinase RIO — protein sequence MRDVYSSGGFIKRGRGKNRFDTDDLMFEKRVHTETEWDLSDDSDGLPEGDRWSTWDSAAPLERGPLPHPSWVVTDLGAVDTELGILKTGKEGDVFLIRRSVPGTERSTLMAAKRYRSSEHKMFHRDAGYTEGRQVAESRMQRAVANKSEFGRKVIAGQWAMSEFNALKTCHQWGLPVPYPVQISDTEILMEFIGEPDGTAAPRLANARPEGAELVSVWEQLVEALVTLAQRGYAHGDLSPYNLLVHHGRLVIIDLPQIVDVVVNPQGAEFLARDARNVGTWFTSRGLTGGSVTPDDLPELLRREAGR from the coding sequence ATGCGCGACGTGTACAGCAGTGGCGGCTTCATCAAGCGTGGCCGTGGCAAGAACCGGTTCGACACCGACGATCTCATGTTCGAGAAGCGGGTGCATACCGAGACTGAATGGGACCTTTCCGATGACTCGGACGGCCTGCCCGAGGGCGACCGCTGGTCCACCTGGGACTCCGCAGCCCCACTGGAGCGCGGGCCGCTGCCACACCCTTCCTGGGTCGTGACCGACTTGGGCGCGGTCGACACCGAGCTGGGCATCCTGAAGACCGGCAAGGAGGGCGACGTCTTCCTGATCCGGCGTTCCGTGCCCGGCACCGAGCGGTCCACCCTGATGGCCGCCAAGCGCTACCGCTCCTCGGAGCACAAGATGTTCCACCGCGACGCCGGGTACACCGAGGGCCGGCAGGTCGCCGAGTCCCGGATGCAGCGCGCGGTGGCCAACAAGTCGGAGTTCGGGCGCAAGGTCATCGCCGGGCAGTGGGCGATGTCGGAGTTCAACGCGTTGAAGACCTGTCACCAGTGGGGGCTTCCCGTGCCCTACCCGGTGCAGATCTCCGACACCGAGATCCTGATGGAGTTCATCGGCGAGCCCGACGGCACTGCGGCCCCCCGGCTCGCCAACGCCCGCCCCGAGGGCGCCGAACTGGTCAGCGTGTGGGAACAGCTCGTCGAGGCCCTCGTGACCCTGGCCCAGCGGGGGTACGCGCACGGCGACCTGTCCCCCTACAACCTGCTCGTGCACCACGGCCGGCTCGTCATCATCGACCTGCCGCAGATCGTGGACGTCGTGGTGAACCCGCAGGGCGCGGAGTTCCTGGCCCGCGACGCCCGCAACGTCGGCACGTGGTTCACGTCCCGGGGCCTGACTGGCGGATCGGTGACACCTGACGACCTGCCAGAGCTGCTGCGGCGGGAGGCCGGGCGTTAG